A genomic window from Thermovenabulum gondwanense includes:
- a CDS encoding CTP synthase, protein MHTKFIFITGGVVSSLGKGITAASLGRLLKARGLNVFMQKFDPYINVDPGTMSPYQHGEVFVTEDGAETDLDLGHYERFIDVNLTRDSNVTTGQIYWSVLMKERRGDYLGGTVQVIPHITNEIKERILRIARTEKPDVVITEIGGTVGDIESLPFLEAIRQLRADIGRDNVLYIHVTLVPYLSKAGELKTKPTQHSVKELRSIGIQPDIIVCRAEKPLSEELKEKIALFCSVEPEAVIQNYDAETIYEVPLILQKEGLDEVVARKLGFDGMKADLSEWEEIVNKIKNPKNRVNIALVGKYVELHDAYLSIVEALNHGGIANDARVFIKWVHSEDLEEENIDLKEVFDGINGILIPGGFGDRGIEGKIKAIQYARENKIPLFGICLGMQCSVIEFARNVCGLKNAHSTEFFPNTPHPVIDLMPEQRGIEKKGGTMRLGHYPCVVKEGTKTFEAYKEGRIEERHRHRYEFNNDYKEILEKNGLVISGISPDGRLVEIIELKDHPWFIGTQFHPEFKSRPERPHPLFREFVKASLEYRKKLIEA, encoded by the coding sequence ATGCACACCAAGTTTATTTTCATAACCGGAGGAGTTGTCTCTTCGCTCGGAAAAGGCATCACCGCAGCTTCGCTGGGCAGGCTTTTGAAGGCAAGGGGACTTAATGTTTTCATGCAAAAATTCGACCCGTATATAAACGTTGACCCGGGGACCATGAGCCCCTACCAGCACGGAGAAGTTTTCGTCACCGAGGACGGCGCGGAGACGGATTTGGACCTCGGGCATTACGAAAGATTCATCGACGTCAACCTTACGCGGGACAGCAACGTAACCACGGGGCAGATTTACTGGTCGGTTCTCATGAAGGAAAGAAGAGGGGATTACCTCGGGGGCACGGTTCAGGTTATCCCCCATATTACTAACGAGATAAAGGAAAGGATTTTAAGGATAGCGCGGACGGAAAAACCCGACGTGGTGATTACCGAGATAGGTGGAACGGTAGGCGACATTGAGAGCCTCCCCTTTCTGGAGGCCATAAGGCAGCTTCGGGCCGATATAGGAAGGGATAACGTCCTTTATATCCACGTCACATTGGTGCCCTACCTTTCCAAAGCAGGAGAATTAAAGACAAAGCCCACCCAGCACAGCGTAAAGGAACTCCGGAGCATAGGCATACAGCCCGATATAATAGTCTGCAGGGCTGAAAAACCCCTTTCCGAGGAGCTTAAAGAAAAAATCGCCCTTTTTTGCAGCGTGGAGCCGGAAGCGGTCATACAAAATTACGATGCCGAAACCATCTACGAAGTCCCGCTCATACTTCAAAAGGAAGGCCTCGACGAGGTGGTGGCAAGAAAGCTCGGATTTGACGGCATGAAAGCGGACCTTTCCGAGTGGGAAGAAATAGTGAACAAAATAAAAAATCCGAAAAACAGGGTAAACATAGCCCTTGTGGGGAAATACGTGGAGCTTCACGATGCGTATCTCAGCATAGTTGAGGCATTAAACCACGGAGGGATTGCCAACGACGCCCGGGTATTTATAAAATGGGTGCATTCGGAAGACTTAGAGGAAGAAAATATAGACCTGAAGGAAGTTTTTGATGGCATAAACGGCATCCTCATCCCCGGAGGATTCGGCGACAGGGGCATCGAAGGCAAAATAAAGGCAATTCAATACGCCAGGGAAAACAAAATACCCCTTTTTGGGATATGCCTCGGGATGCAGTGTTCGGTGATAGAGTTTGCAAGAAACGTCTGCGGGCTCAAGAATGCCCACAGCACCGAATTTTTCCCGAACACTCCCCATCCCGTTATAGACCTTATGCCCGAGCAGAGGGGCATAGAGAAAAAGGGCGGCACCATGCGCCTCGGGCACTACCCCTGCGTGGTAAAAGAGGGCACGAAAACCTTTGAGGCTTATAAAGAAGGAAGGATAGAGGAACGCCACAGGCATCGCTACGAATTCAACAACGACTACAAGGAAATCCTGGAAAAGAACGGACTTGTCATCTCGGGCATTTCCCCCGACGGAAGGCTCGTGGAGATAATCGAACTGAAGGACCATCCGTGGTTTATAGGGACCCAGTTTCACCCCGAATTCAAATCGAGGCCGGAGAGGCCCCATCCCCTTTTCAGGGAATTTGTAAAAGCCTCCCTCGAATACAGGAAAAAGCTGATTGAAGCATAA
- a CDS encoding PIN domain-containing protein — protein sequence MNIVDANIILRYLLEDIPELAEKAAEILENNEIFIPNEVFAEVVYVLEKVYKINRKEIKNILCEFLSYKQIEVIDKELLMEAFKIYYEVKIDFIDAILYSYKKCKNYNVLTFDRKLMKIIQKL from the coding sequence ATGAACATAGTTGATGCTAATATAATCTTAAGATATTTGTTAGAAGATATTCCGGAGCTTGCTGAAAAAGCTGCCGAAATTTTGGAAAATAATGAAATATTTATCCCAAACGAAGTATTTGCGGAGGTAGTATATGTTCTGGAAAAAGTATATAAAATTAATAGGAAAGAAATAAAAAATATCTTGTGCGAGTTTTTAAGTTATAAACAAATAGAAGTGATTGATAAAGAATTATTAATGGAGGCTTTTAAAATATATTATGAAGTTAAAATAGATTTTATAGATGCAATATTGTATTCTTACAAGAAATGTAAAAACTATAATGTTCTTACATTTGATCGTAAATTAATGAAAATCATACAAAAATTATAG
- a CDS encoding MBL fold metallo-hydrolase, which translates to MKIRWFGHACFMLESVAGTKIVTDPFDGSVGYKVPKVEADVVTVSHDHYDHNYVEAVHGDPTIIKAPGEYITCGVSIKGISAFHDEAKGAKRGQNIIFVYEIDGVRICHVGDLGHLLSKTQVEEIGRVDVLLIPVGGTFTLDAEGAIAVKEQLSPKITVPMHFKTPAVSMPIDPVDKFLDKVGGGEFLDSNTLEVTADDLKGDVNRVVVLKYE; encoded by the coding sequence GTGAAAATAAGATGGTTCGGTCATGCGTGCTTTATGCTGGAGTCCGTGGCGGGCACCAAGATTGTCACCGACCCATTTGATGGAAGCGTGGGATATAAAGTACCCAAGGTTGAAGCCGATGTGGTCACCGTAAGCCATGACCACTACGACCACAACTATGTGGAAGCGGTTCACGGAGACCCCACGATTATAAAAGCTCCGGGAGAGTACATCACCTGCGGCGTCAGCATTAAAGGGATTTCCGCCTTTCACGACGAAGCAAAGGGTGCAAAAAGAGGTCAGAACATAATCTTCGTATATGAAATAGACGGTGTAAGGATATGCCATGTGGGAGACTTGGGGCACCTTCTTTCAAAGACCCAGGTTGAGGAAATAGGAAGGGTGGATGTGCTTTTAATCCCGGTGGGTGGAACCTTTACCTTGGATGCGGAAGGGGCTATTGCGGTTAAAGAACAGCTTTCCCCGAAAATTACCGTGCCCATGCATTTTAAAACTCCGGCGGTAAGCATGCCCATTGACCCCGTAGACAAATTCCTGGATAAGGTGGGAGGAGGAGAATTTTTGGATTCCAACACCCTGGAGGTCACGGCGGACGACCTCAAGGGCGATGTAAATCGCGTGGTGGTTTTAAAATACGAGTAA
- a CDS encoding sigma-54 interaction domain-containing protein, with amino-acid sequence MKEIEIIKAQLELLLSHIEEGIHIVDDSGVTVYYNDAVAKIEGLTKEEVVGRHILEIFPSLDEEQSTLLKVLKTGEPIYEKEQTFTNYKGKRITSINTTLPIKVGGKIIGAMEISRDITSVKDLSERISDLQAIIYGKKRPEEKKTGAVFTFDDIIGESRGIKELKALAKRAAKSFIPVLVWGETGTGKELFVQAIHNESPRKNKPFIPQNCAALPATLLEGILFGTIKGGFTGAEDRPGLFELADGGTLFLDEINSMPLELQAKLLRVLQEGTVRRIGDTRVRLVDTRVITACSEDPVEAVRKKRLREDLFYRINVVSLRIPPLRERKEDIPILVDYFIKKYGPESEGSIKVSQAVMDIFYEYPWPGNVRELEHAIEGALVIMEGDTILPVHLPLQIKSYFSPVKGNIIYQETMNLQETLEKVERDLIKKAIENTRGNISRAARLLGIPRQTLQYKLRKISEIKGENYRKEEKEIENSS; translated from the coding sequence TTGAAAGAAATCGAAATTATAAAGGCTCAGTTGGAGCTCCTGCTCTCCCATATCGAAGAGGGAATACATATTGTGGACGATTCGGGAGTAACGGTTTACTACAACGATGCGGTGGCAAAAATAGAAGGGCTTACTAAGGAAGAGGTTGTCGGCAGGCATATTTTAGAAATATTTCCATCTCTGGATGAAGAGCAAAGCACCCTCTTAAAGGTTTTGAAAACCGGCGAACCCATTTACGAAAAGGAGCAGACCTTTACCAACTACAAGGGGAAGAGGATAACGAGCATAAATACCACCCTGCCTATTAAGGTGGGCGGTAAAATAATCGGTGCGATGGAAATTTCCAGGGATATCACCTCGGTAAAGGACCTTTCCGAGAGGATAAGCGATCTGCAGGCAATAATCTACGGCAAGAAAAGGCCCGAGGAAAAAAAGACGGGTGCGGTTTTCACCTTTGACGATATTATCGGAGAAAGCAGGGGGATAAAAGAGCTAAAAGCCCTGGCAAAGAGAGCCGCCAAAAGCTTTATTCCCGTCCTCGTATGGGGAGAAACGGGAACGGGCAAGGAGCTCTTCGTTCAGGCCATCCACAATGAAAGCCCGAGGAAGAATAAGCCTTTTATTCCCCAAAACTGTGCCGCTCTTCCGGCCACCCTCCTGGAAGGGATACTTTTCGGCACCATAAAGGGAGGTTTCACGGGGGCGGAAGACAGGCCCGGGCTTTTTGAGCTTGCCGACGGCGGGACGCTGTTTCTCGATGAGATAAACTCCATGCCTTTGGAGCTTCAGGCAAAGCTTTTGAGGGTTCTTCAGGAGGGCACCGTCAGGAGAATAGGGGATACAAGGGTGAGACTCGTTGACACCCGGGTAATTACCGCCTGCAGTGAGGATCCCGTAGAAGCGGTGAGAAAAAAGAGGCTAAGGGAAGACCTGTTTTACCGGATAAACGTGGTTTCACTTAGGATTCCTCCTTTGAGGGAAAGAAAGGAAGACATCCCGATCCTGGTGGATTATTTTATAAAAAAATACGGTCCCGAGAGCGAAGGTTCGATAAAGGTATCCCAGGCGGTTATGGACATTTTTTATGAATACCCGTGGCCCGGCAACGTGAGAGAGCTCGAGCACGCCATCGAAGGTGCCCTGGTAATCATGGAAGGAGACACGATACTTCCGGTCCATCTTCCCCTGCAAATAAAAAGTTATTTTTCACCCGTCAAGGGGAATATAATATATCAGGAGACTATGAACCTGCAGGAAACCCTGGAGAAGGTAGAAAGGGATTTAATAAAAAAGGCTATTGAAAACACGAGGGGTAACATTTCCAGGGCAGCAAGGCTCCTGGGGATTCCCCGGCAGACCCTTCAGTATAAACTCAGGAAAATAAGTGAAATTAAAGGCGAAAATTACCGGAAGGAAGAAAAGGAAATAGAAAACTCCAGCTAA
- the argS gene encoding arginine--tRNA ligase, with product MYFRFFEWRKIRVDIKQKIREDIKNLIISALKEAKKEKALDFDEIAPFAVEVPREKAHGDFAANAAMVMAKKAKQNPVKLAGIIKEYAEKHLSIFKSIPVERIEVAGPGFLNFYLKRDWAHEALCYILKEGENYGRQNIGNGKKVQVEFVSANPTGPMHMGNARGAALGDALAELLKTAGYDVTREFYINDAGNQIENFALSLEARYLQLYGIPAEIPEGGYHGEDVIEHMKEFAQIEGDKYLHVDPEERRKVFVEYALEKNIRRMRQDLENFGVHFDIWFSERSLHDSKKVIKTIEKLRERGYTYEKDGALWFAATKFGVPKDEVLIRQNGIPTYFAADIAYHKDKFDRGFEWVIDIWGADHHGHVHRVKAGLAALGYDPERLTIIIMQLVRLFRNGEIARMSKRTGKAVTLSDLIEEVGKDAARFFFNLRSADTHLDFDLDLAVKQSEENPVFYVQYAHARISSILRVAKEQGADIEFENLSVEEIRKLAGLLKEDAEVELVKKLAEFPEEIRIAAENLSPYRIANYAMDLASLFHSFYNSCRVLTENEDLTRARLILIFATRRVLKNAFRILGISAPERM from the coding sequence ATGTATTTTAGGTTTTTTGAATGGAGGAAAATAAGGGTGGACATCAAGCAGAAAATAAGGGAGGATATAAAAAACCTTATAATTTCGGCTCTGAAAGAGGCAAAAAAAGAAAAGGCCTTAGACTTTGATGAAATTGCTCCCTTTGCGGTGGAGGTTCCCCGGGAAAAGGCTCACGGGGATTTTGCCGCCAATGCGGCTATGGTGATGGCAAAAAAAGCCAAGCAAAACCCCGTGAAACTGGCAGGGATCATCAAGGAATATGCGGAAAAGCACCTGTCCATTTTTAAAAGCATCCCCGTGGAAAGGATAGAAGTGGCGGGGCCGGGTTTTTTGAATTTTTATTTAAAAAGGGACTGGGCTCATGAAGCCCTTTGCTACATATTAAAAGAAGGAGAAAACTACGGCAGGCAAAATATAGGGAACGGGAAAAAGGTTCAGGTGGAATTTGTAAGCGCGAATCCCACAGGCCCGATGCATATGGGCAATGCCAGGGGTGCCGCCCTGGGCGATGCTTTAGCGGAGCTTTTGAAAACCGCCGGATACGATGTGACAAGGGAGTTTTACATAAATGATGCGGGGAATCAAATTGAAAACTTTGCTTTATCCCTTGAGGCCAGGTATTTACAGCTTTATGGCATACCGGCCGAAATCCCCGAGGGAGGCTACCACGGTGAGGACGTAATTGAACATATGAAGGAGTTTGCACAAATAGAAGGCGATAAATACCTGCACGTAGACCCCGAGGAGAGGAGAAAGGTTTTTGTCGAATACGCTCTGGAAAAAAATATCCGCCGCATGAGGCAGGACTTAGAAAATTTCGGTGTACACTTCGACATCTGGTTTTCCGAGAGGTCCCTGCACGACAGCAAAAAGGTAATAAAGACAATAGAAAAGCTTCGGGAACGGGGGTATACCTACGAGAAGGACGGGGCGCTGTGGTTTGCCGCCACCAAATTCGGCGTGCCCAAGGACGAGGTGCTGATACGCCAGAACGGCATTCCCACTTACTTTGCCGCCGATATCGCCTATCATAAGGACAAGTTTGACAGGGGATTTGAGTGGGTGATCGATATCTGGGGAGCGGATCACCACGGCCACGTGCACAGGGTAAAGGCGGGGCTTGCGGCTCTCGGCTATGACCCGGAAAGGCTGACCATTATAATAATGCAGCTTGTAAGGCTTTTCAGGAACGGCGAGATAGCCCGCATGTCCAAGAGGACGGGTAAAGCTGTTACCCTTTCGGACCTCATAGAAGAGGTAGGGAAGGATGCGGCCAGATTTTTCTTTAATTTGAGGAGTGCGGACACCCATCTGGACTTTGACCTGGACTTGGCCGTAAAGCAATCGGAAGAAAACCCCGTTTTTTACGTGCAGTACGCTCATGCGAGGATTTCAAGCATACTGAGGGTTGCCAAAGAACAGGGTGCGGATATTGAATTTGAAAACCTCTCCGTTGAAGAGATAAGGAAGCTGGCGGGACTTTTAAAGGAAGACGCGGAAGTGGAGCTTGTCAAAAAACTTGCGGAATTCCCGGAAGAAATACGAATTGCAGCGGAAAACCTTTCTCCCTATCGAATAGCCAATTACGCTATGGACTTGGCGTCGCTTTTTCACTCCTTCTACAACAGCTGCCGGGTGCTTACTGAAAATGAGGATTTGACCCGGGCCAGGTTAATTCTAATTTTCGCAACCAGGAGGGTTTTGAAAAACGCCTTCAGGATACTGGGCATATCGGCACCCGAGCGCATGTAA
- the murI gene encoding glutamate racemase has protein sequence MSGKPIGVFDSGIGGLTVAKEIMELLPGESIVYLGDTARVPYGSKSPETITRYAFEGLNFLLSKDVKLVVIACNTVSATCLKELQENSNVPVIGVIDPGAKAAVRATREKKVGVIGTERTVKSGAYESAIKNMDGNIKILSKACPLFVPLVEEGWLDREATYLTIAEYLMPLKREGIDTLVLGCTHYPLLKPAISRVLGEGIKLVDCAKETAVVVKNTLEDSGLISRRIPAEGIIHKYYVTDNTEKFREIGEMFLKRKIEHIEKVRL, from the coding sequence TTGAGCGGCAAACCCATCGGAGTATTTGATTCCGGGATAGGCGGCCTTACGGTGGCAAAAGAGATAATGGAACTTCTCCCCGGGGAATCAATAGTGTATCTCGGGGATACAGCCCGGGTGCCTTACGGGTCTAAATCCCCGGAAACCATTACCCGCTATGCCTTTGAAGGGCTGAATTTTCTATTATCAAAAGATGTGAAGCTGGTGGTGATTGCCTGCAATACGGTAAGCGCCACATGCCTTAAAGAGCTGCAGGAAAATTCAAATGTGCCGGTAATAGGAGTGATTGACCCGGGAGCAAAAGCGGCGGTGAGGGCGACCAGAGAAAAAAAGGTGGGGGTCATAGGCACGGAAAGGACGGTAAAGAGCGGTGCCTACGAAAGTGCCATAAAAAATATGGACGGAAATATTAAAATACTTTCAAAGGCCTGCCCTCTTTTTGTGCCTCTGGTAGAAGAAGGATGGCTGGACAGGGAGGCTACCTATCTTACCATCGCCGAATACCTGATGCCCTTAAAAAGGGAGGGCATAGATACCTTGGTGCTGGGATGCACCCATTATCCCCTTTTAAAACCCGCCATTTCCCGGGTGCTGGGAGAAGGTATAAAATTGGTAGACTGCGCCAAGGAAACGGCGGTGGTGGTGAAAAACACCCTGGAAGATTCCGGTCTTATTAGCCGGAGGATTCCGGCAGAGGGAATTATTCATAAATATTACGTCACCGACAACACGGAAAAGTTCAGGGAAATCGGGGAGATGTTTTTAAAAAGGAAAATCGAGCATATAGAAAAGGTGAGGTTGTAA
- a CDS encoding PQQ-binding-like beta-propeller repeat protein, which yields MKLPAFAFGERPLKITKPYLAGTDVRHLQQALKELGFYDESVDGIYGKITDKAFKRFKKYLGEERDERALEILKIYRDYGIGSWKTSRGDFSNAGHIPFIIPDKLNSLFYKNLKDVKAITAYKNRIFVTCENILICVDAKDGRVLWYNNEINPRYPVTATSDCLIVPEEGITLIDPFRGKVLEKIKLEHPVCGSPVYYKGKIIFADEKGKISAVIPKRGTVWEFNPGGIFTTPPVYYDDNLFFASYDRNVYCLDMTGGVLWETKISDYINEPLFLQETHLFALGDGRLFAFDRFSGETLWLKALPEKDISSYCLAGGKVYILSKKGNLYIINTMDGDFSGVAALPMEPAGLLFGNEEKLLIGSKGGLFVYKISENGVTLKEKYLEGHEIRAVAFTGRCLFVATKEGLFVLS from the coding sequence ATGAAGCTTCCCGCGTTTGCCTTTGGGGAAAGGCCTTTAAAAATCACGAAGCCGTATCTTGCGGGCACCGACGTAAGGCACCTTCAGCAGGCGCTGAAGGAATTGGGGTTTTACGATGAAAGTGTGGACGGAATTTACGGTAAAATTACCGATAAAGCCTTTAAAAGGTTTAAAAAATACCTGGGGGAAGAAAGGGACGAAAGGGCACTGGAAATCCTGAAAATTTATCGGGATTACGGCATAGGAAGCTGGAAAACCTCTCGGGGGGATTTTTCCAATGCCGGGCATATCCCCTTTATCATTCCCGATAAATTGAACTCACTTTTTTACAAAAATTTAAAAGACGTAAAAGCAATCACCGCATATAAAAATCGTATATTCGTAACTTGTGAAAATATTCTTATTTGTGTAGATGCTAAAGACGGCAGGGTTTTGTGGTATAATAACGAAATAAATCCCCGGTACCCGGTAACCGCCACTTCCGACTGTCTTATTGTTCCCGAGGAGGGAATAACCTTAATTGACCCTTTCAGGGGGAAAGTGTTAGAAAAAATCAAGCTCGAACATCCGGTTTGCGGCAGCCCCGTATATTATAAAGGAAAAATCATTTTCGCCGATGAAAAGGGGAAAATTTCCGCTGTTATCCCGAAAAGGGGCACTGTCTGGGAATTTAATCCGGGAGGAATTTTTACCACACCGCCTGTTTATTACGATGATAATCTATTTTTTGCCTCTTATGACAGGAATGTATATTGCCTTGACATGACGGGCGGGGTTTTGTGGGAGACCAAAATTTCCGACTATATCAATGAACCTTTATTTTTACAGGAGACCCACCTCTTTGCCCTGGGAGATGGAAGATTATTTGCTTTTGACAGGTTTTCGGGCGAAACTTTGTGGCTTAAAGCGCTGCCCGAAAAGGATATTTCCTCTTACTGCCTTGCCGGGGGCAAGGTGTATATATTAAGTAAAAAGGGGAATCTTTACATAATAAATACGATGGATGGGGATTTTTCCGGGGTAGCGGCTTTGCCGATGGAACCTGCGGGCTTACTTTTTGGAAATGAGGAAAAACTTTTAATAGGAAGTAAGGGCGGGCTTTTTGTATATAAAATATCGGAGAACGGGGTAACCTTAAAAGAAAAATATCTGGAAGGCCATGAAATTAGGGCCGTAGCCTTTACGGGCAGGTGCCTTTTCGTGGCAACAAAAGAAGGACTATTTGTTTTAAGTTGA
- a CDS encoding small, acid-soluble spore protein, alpha/beta type, whose translation MSRRRRGVMSEALKYELAKELGVYDIVAKEGWGSVPSRDCGNLVRLAIEKAERAMLEDYRKLHPEG comes from the coding sequence ATGTCCCGAAGAAGGCGCGGCGTCATGTCCGAAGCCCTCAAGTACGAACTGGCAAAGGAGCTTGGGGTATACGACATAGTCGCGAAAGAGGGTTGGGGTTCCGTTCCTTCCAGGGACTGCGGCAATCTCGTAAGGCTTGCTATTGAAAAAGCGGAACGCGCAATGCTTGAAGACTATAGAAAGCTCCACCCCGAGGGCTAA
- a CDS encoding aminotransferase class I/II-fold pyridoxal phosphate-dependent enzyme, whose amino-acid sequence MNIERQQETPLFSALKKYVEDRTISFHVPGHKGGRGIPEFRSFVGDNILAIDVTAGLLDLDNICNPRGVIKEAEELAADAFGADYAHFLVNGTTSGIQAMILSVADPGDEIIIPRNAHRSVAGGLILSGARPVYIQPVIDEYMGIAMGITPESVRKALVEHPNAKAVFVINPTYYGVASNLKEIVEIAHSFGKPVIVDEAHGAHFGFHPELPLSAMEAGADMSAASVHKLAGSMTQSSILLVKSKFIDDRRVKAAMNLTQTTSPSYPLMASLDVARKQIALHGREMLSKVIKLSEDARNRLNKMEGLYVMGRDREGTEGCFRYDPTKLAVNVRELGLSGFEVEKILKYQYHIQVELSDLYNVLAVSAIGDSEESMEAFVSAMKEIAEKYARKNVIKITASLPESGEQVVSPRFAFYARKKAVRLEEAEGEVSTEMLMAYPPGIPIICPGERITKEIIDYAKALQAEGCHLQGTEDPEGLEIKVIADKEALEMQYFRFQQAERVG is encoded by the coding sequence ATGAATATTGAAAGACAGCAGGAGACCCCTCTGTTTTCTGCCCTGAAGAAGTACGTGGAGGACAGGACCATATCCTTTCACGTGCCGGGGCATAAGGGCGGCAGGGGAATACCGGAGTTTAGAAGTTTTGTAGGGGATAACATCCTGGCCATTGATGTGACCGCGGGTCTTCTGGACCTGGACAACATCTGCAACCCCCGGGGAGTTATAAAGGAAGCGGAAGAGCTTGCAGCCGACGCCTTTGGAGCCGATTACGCTCATTTTCTGGTAAACGGCACCACATCCGGTATACAGGCAATGATACTTTCGGTAGCCGATCCGGGAGATGAAATAATCATACCGAGAAATGCCCACAGGTCGGTAGCCGGGGGACTTATTTTAAGCGGTGCAAGGCCGGTTTATATACAGCCAGTTATAGATGAGTACATGGGCATAGCCATGGGAATAACGCCGGAAAGCGTGCGAAAAGCTCTGGTGGAGCATCCCAACGCCAAAGCGGTTTTTGTAATCAACCCCACCTATTACGGGGTGGCTTCCAATTTGAAAGAAATCGTGGAAATCGCCCATTCTTTCGGGAAGCCCGTCATAGTTGATGAAGCCCACGGGGCACATTTCGGTTTTCACCCCGAGCTTCCCCTTTCGGCGATGGAAGCCGGGGCGGACATGAGTGCGGCCAGCGTTCACAAATTGGCGGGTTCCATGACCCAGAGCTCGATACTCCTCGTGAAAAGCAAATTTATAGACGACAGGCGGGTAAAGGCTGCCATGAACCTTACCCAGACCACCAGCCCTTCCTATCCGCTGATGGCATCGCTGGATGTGGCGAGAAAGCAGATAGCCCTGCACGGAAGGGAAATGCTTTCAAAAGTTATAAAGCTTTCGGAGGATGCAAGAAACAGGCTAAATAAGATGGAAGGCCTTTACGTAATGGGCAGGGACAGGGAAGGCACCGAAGGGTGCTTCAGGTACGACCCGACCAAGCTTGCGGTGAATGTAAGGGAGCTCGGGCTTTCGGGATTCGAAGTGGAGAAGATATTAAAATACCAGTACCACATACAGGTGGAGCTGTCCGACCTTTACAACGTGCTTGCGGTGAGTGCCATCGGCGATTCCGAGGAGAGCATGGAGGCCTTTGTAAGCGCGATGAAGGAAATAGCCGAAAAATACGCAAGAAAAAACGTAATAAAGATTACAGCATCGTTGCCCGAAAGCGGCGAACAGGTGGTTTCTCCCCGTTTTGCCTTCTACGCCCGGAAAAAGGCCGTAAGGCTGGAGGAAGCGGAAGGTGAAGTTTCAACGGAAATGCTCATGGCATACCCGCCGGGGATTCCGATAATCTGCCCGGGGGAAAGGATAACGAAGGAAATCATAGATTACGCCAAGGCCCTTCAGGCGGAGGGCTGTCACCTGCAGGGCACCGAAGACCCGGAAGGCCTCGAAATAAAGGTAATTGCCGACAAAGAGGCGCTGGAAATGCAGTATTTCCGCTTTCAGCAGGCGGAAAGGGTAGGATGA
- the spoIIR gene encoding stage II sporulation protein R, with translation MKRVKRVLFCLVVILIAGFFAAVFSGYAVKSDEKYVHEGVIRLHVVANSDAKEDQELKLRVRDAVLKNLMPVLEKVNTHEEGKDYIISHLKEIEEVAQKEVQKYNKEYRVKAYYGVFPFPPKKYGLLYMPAGNYEALRIVLGRGEGQNWWCVLFPPLCFVDIAKKDLTKEEEILLNGEKIKITFRLKSEEMLKMALNRLREGARIAFKR, from the coding sequence ATGAAAAGGGTAAAAAGGGTGCTTTTCTGCCTTGTTGTAATACTAATTGCCGGTTTTTTCGCTGCCGTATTTTCCGGCTATGCGGTAAAAAGCGATGAAAAATACGTGCACGAAGGGGTAATACGCCTTCATGTGGTGGCAAACAGCGATGCAAAGGAGGACCAGGAACTGAAGCTAAGGGTCAGGGATGCGGTGCTGAAAAATCTGATGCCGGTCCTGGAAAAAGTTAATACTCATGAAGAAGGCAAAGATTATATAATTTCCCACCTCAAAGAAATCGAAGAGGTGGCGCAAAAAGAGGTTCAAAAATACAACAAAGAATACCGGGTAAAGGCCTATTACGGGGTCTTCCCCTTCCCGCCCAAAAAATACGGGCTTTTGTACATGCCGGCGGGAAACTACGAAGCCTTGAGGATAGTCCTGGGAAGGGGCGAAGGGCAAAACTGGTGGTGCGTGCTCTTCCCTCCCCTGTGCTTTGTGGATATAGCAAAAAAAGACCTTACAAAAGAGGAAGAAATTTTGTTAAACGGTGAAAAAATAAAGATTACCTTCAGATTAAAATCCGAAGAGATGCTAAAAATGGCCCTGAACCGCCTGAGAGAAGGTGCCAGGATCGCCTTTAAAAGATAG